From one Neofelis nebulosa isolate mNeoNeb1 chromosome 4, mNeoNeb1.pri, whole genome shotgun sequence genomic stretch:
- the GNG14 gene encoding putative guanine nucleotide-binding protein G(I)/G(S)/G(O) subunit gamma-14 isoform X3, with translation MSSKVAIGSDIGQARRAVEQLWVEAGIDRMKVSKAAGDLLQFCAEQAKSDPFLVGIPAATNPFKEKKPCAIL, from the exons ATGTCCAGCAAGGTGGCCATTGGCAGCGACATCGGGCAGGCCCGCCGGGCCGTGGAGCAGCTGTGGGTGGAGGCGGGCATCGACCGCATGAAG GTGTCCAAGGCGGCCGGCGACCTGCTGCAGTTCTGCGCGGAGCAGGCCAAGAGCGACCCCTTCCTTGTGGGCATCCCGGCTGCCACCAACCCCTTCAAGGAGAAGAAGCCCTGTGCCATCTTGTAA
- the GNG14 gene encoding putative guanine nucleotide-binding protein G(I)/G(S)/G(O) subunit gamma-14 isoform X2, translating to MQGFVPRPWDHDLNRNQESNTPLTEMSSKVAIGSDIGQARRAVEQLWVEAGIDRMKVSKAAGDLLQFCAEQAKSDPFLVGIPAATNPFKEKKPCAIL from the exons atgcagggcttcgTCCcgcgaccctgggaccatgacctgaaccgaaatcaagagtcaaacactccactgactgag ATGTCCAGCAAGGTGGCCATTGGCAGCGACATCGGGCAGGCCCGCCGGGCCGTGGAGCAGCTGTGGGTGGAGGCGGGCATCGACCGCATGAAG GTGTCCAAGGCGGCCGGCGACCTGCTGCAGTTCTGCGCGGAGCAGGCCAAGAGCGACCCCTTCCTTGTGGGCATCCCGGCTGCCACCAACCCCTTCAAGGAGAAGAAGCCCTGTGCCATCTTGTAA
- the GNG14 gene encoding putative guanine nucleotide-binding protein G(I)/G(S)/G(O) subunit gamma-14 isoform X1, translating to MLIFERQSRRRAEREGTEDSKQAPHRQQRDLAEMSSKVAIGSDIGQARRAVEQLWVEAGIDRMKVSKAAGDLLQFCAEQAKSDPFLVGIPAATNPFKEKKPCAIL from the exons atgcttatttttgagagacagagcaggagacgggcagagagagaggggacagaggattccaagcaggctccgcacagacagcagagagacctagctgaa ATGTCCAGCAAGGTGGCCATTGGCAGCGACATCGGGCAGGCCCGCCGGGCCGTGGAGCAGCTGTGGGTGGAGGCGGGCATCGACCGCATGAAG GTGTCCAAGGCGGCCGGCGACCTGCTGCAGTTCTGCGCGGAGCAGGCCAAGAGCGACCCCTTCCTTGTGGGCATCCCGGCTGCCACCAACCCCTTCAAGGAGAAGAAGCCCTGTGCCATCTTGTAA